The Carassius carassius chromosome 34, fCarCar2.1, whole genome shotgun sequence genome has a segment encoding these proteins:
- the kif2a gene encoding kinesin-like protein KIF2A isoform X3, with translation MAVNFGKIVVGIYVEIKRSDGVGLLTGRIHQAMVTSLNEDNESVTVEWIENGDTKGKEIDLECIFSLNPDVAPEEEISLSPVTPPPPTPSSVKVNKIPKNRRTIAPGRSEIPSRDNRVISTRGRPAQQQQPESAPPPPVQQPSQPTQSQTQSQLTQQQQNAARRKSNCVKEVEKLQEKRERRRIQQQELREKRAQEIDTTVPNYEILQMIRDFRASLDYRPLTTTDLIEEHRICVCVRKRPLNKKELTVKDLDVITIPSKDVVMVHEPKQKVDLTRFLENQTFRFDYAFDDSTTNEMVYRFTARPLVETIFDRGMATCFAYGQTGSGKTHTMGGDFSGKNQDCSKGIYALAARDVFLMLKKPNYKKLDLQVYATFFEIYSGKVFDLLNRKAKLRVLEDGKQQVQVVGLQEREVKCTEDVLKLIEMGNSCRTSGQTSANAHSSRSHAVFQIILRRKGKMHGKFSLIDLAGNERGADTSSADRQTRLEGAEINKSLLALKECIRALGRNKPHTPFRASKLTQVLRDSFIGENSRTCMIATISPGMASCENTLNTLRYANRVKELTVDPNAVTEGVRPNVNALNQLDIMDEEWELGNSPQRDDLKLLCEQNEEEVSPQLFTFHEAVSHLVEMEEQVLEDHRAVFQESIRWLEDEKVLLEMTEEVDYDVDSYSSQLEQILDQKIDILIELRDKVRSFRSTLQEEEQASKQINPKRPRAL, from the exons ATGGCGGTGAACTTCGGCAAGATTGTCGTGGGGATTTATGTGGAGATAAAGCGCAGCGATG GTGTTGGGTTACTTACAGGGCGAATACACCAGGCCATGGTGACCTCTTTAAATGAAGATAATGAAAGTGTTACTGTGGAATGGATAGAAAATGGAGACACTAAAGGAAAAGAG aTTGATTTGGAGTGCATATTCTCACTAAATCCAGATGTTGCTCCAGAGGAGGAGATTTCCTTGAGCCCTGTTACACCACCGCCTCCTACACCCAGCTCCGTGAAGGTCAACAAAATCCCTAAG AATCGTAGAACTATTGCACCGGGAAGGAGTGAAATCCCATCCAGAGACAACAGAG TTATCTCGACTCGTGGACGGCCGGCCCAGCAGCAACAGCCAGAATCAGCACCCCCTCCACCAGTACAACAGCCCTCTCAGCCAACACAGAGCCAGACCCAAAGTCAGCTAACTCAGCAGCAACAAAACG CGGCGAGGAGGAAGTCAAACTGTGTGAAGGAAGTGGAAAAATTGCAGGAGAAGAGGGAGAGACGAAGGATACAGCAACAGGAACTGAGAGAAAAGCGAGCACAG gaaATTGATACAACAGTTCCAAACTATGAAATACTGCAGATGATCCGAGACTTCAGAGCAAGTTTGGACTATCGACCGCTAACCACGACAGATTTG attgaGGAGCATAGAATATGTGTTTGTGTTAGGAAACGACCCCTCAATAAAAAAG AGTTGACGGTAAAAGACTTAGATGTGATCACTATTCCAAGTAAAGATGTTGTCATGGTTCATGAACCAAAACAGAAGGTCGATCTGACTCGATTCCTAGAGAACCAAACATTCCGCTTCGATTATGCCTTTGATGACAGCACAACAAATGAAATGGTTTACAG GTTTACTGCAAGACCCCTTGTGGAAACAATCTTTGATAGAGGAATGGCCACATGCTTTGCTTATGGCCAAACAGGAAGTGGAAAAACGCAT ACCATGGGTGGAGATTTTTCAGGAAAGAACCAGGATTGTTCAAAAGGAATCTATGCATTAGCTG ctcgagATGTTTTTCTCATGCTGAAGAAACCAAATTATAAGAAGCTGGATCTTCAGGTTTACGCAACTTTCTTTGAAATTTACAGTGGAAAG GTATTTGATCTGTTGAATCGTAAGGCTAAGCTACGTGTGCTAGAAGATGGGAAGCAGCAGGTGCAGGTGGTTGGGCTTCAGGAGCGGGAGGTCAAATGCACCGAGGATGTCCTTAAACTTATTGAAATGGGGAACAGCTGCAG gACCTCAGGTCAGACCTCAGCCAATGCCCACTCATCCCGTAGCCACGCCGTCTTCCAAATCATTCTTCGAAGGAAGGGCAAGATGCACGGCAAATTCTCACTTATTGATCTGGCGGGTAACGAACGTGGAGCAGACACATCCAgcgctgatcggcagactcgTTTAGAGGGAGCAGAAATCAACAAGAGTCTGTTGGCTCTGAAG GAATGTATCAGGGCTCTGGGCCGTAATAAGCCTCACACTCCATTCAGAGCGAGCAAGCTCACACAGGTCCTCAGAGACTCATTCATCGGTGAGAACTCCAGGACATGCATG ATCGCCACCATTTCTCCTGGCATGGCCTCCTGTGAGAACACGCTGAACACTCTGAGATATGCAAATAG AGTGAAGGAGCTGACCGTGGATCCCAATGCTGTGACGGAAGGAGTCCGCCCCAATGTCAACGCCCTCAACCAGCTGGACATCATGGATGAGGAATGGGAATTGGGCAACTCCCCTCAGAGAGATGACCTCAAACTGCTCTGTGAACAGAAT GAAGAGGAAGTCTCCCCTCAGCTCTTCACGTTCCACGAGGCGGTGTCTCATCTGGTGGAGATGGAAGAACAGGTTCTAGAGGACCACAGGGCTGTGTTTCAG GAGTCTATCAGGTGGCTTGA
- the kif2a gene encoding kinesin-like protein KIF2A isoform X1, translated as MAVNFGKIVVGIYVEIKRSDGVGLLTGRIHQAMVTSLNEDNESVTVEWIENGDTKGKEIDLECIFSLNPDVAPEEEISLSPVTPPPPTPSSVKVNKIPKNRRTIAPGRSEIPSRDNRVISTRGRPAQQQQPESAPPPPVQQPSQPTQSQTQSQLTQQQQNAARRKSNCVKEVEKLQEKRERRRIQQQELREKRAQEIDTTVPNYEILQMIRDFRASLDYRPLTTTDLIEEHRICVCVRKRPLNKKELTVKDLDVITIPSKDVVMVHEPKQKVDLTRFLENQTFRFDYAFDDSTTNEMVYRFTARPLVETIFDRGMATCFAYGQTGSGKTHTMGGDFSGKNQDCSKGIYALAARDVFLMLKKPNYKKLDLQVYATFFEIYSGKVFDLLNRKAKLRVLEDGKQQVQVVGLQEREVKCTEDVLKLIEMGNSCRTSGQTSANAHSSRSHAVFQIILRRKGKMHGKFSLIDLAGNERGADTSSADRQTRLEGAEINKSLLALKECIRALGRNKPHTPFRASKLTQVLRDSFIGENSRTCMIATISPGMASCENTLNTLRYANRVKEFGISPSDIPFSQGGGSRSEPSPTYEVKELTVDPNAVTEGVRPNVNALNQLDIMDEEWELGNSPQRDDLKLLCEQNEEEVSPQLFTFHEAVSHLVEMEEQVLEDHRAVFQESIRWLEDEKVLLEMTEEVDYDVDSYSSQLEQILDQKIDILIELRDKVRSFRSTLQEEEQASKQINPKRPRAL; from the exons ATGGCGGTGAACTTCGGCAAGATTGTCGTGGGGATTTATGTGGAGATAAAGCGCAGCGATG GTGTTGGGTTACTTACAGGGCGAATACACCAGGCCATGGTGACCTCTTTAAATGAAGATAATGAAAGTGTTACTGTGGAATGGATAGAAAATGGAGACACTAAAGGAAAAGAG aTTGATTTGGAGTGCATATTCTCACTAAATCCAGATGTTGCTCCAGAGGAGGAGATTTCCTTGAGCCCTGTTACACCACCGCCTCCTACACCCAGCTCCGTGAAGGTCAACAAAATCCCTAAG AATCGTAGAACTATTGCACCGGGAAGGAGTGAAATCCCATCCAGAGACAACAGAG TTATCTCGACTCGTGGACGGCCGGCCCAGCAGCAACAGCCAGAATCAGCACCCCCTCCACCAGTACAACAGCCCTCTCAGCCAACACAGAGCCAGACCCAAAGTCAGCTAACTCAGCAGCAACAAAACG CGGCGAGGAGGAAGTCAAACTGTGTGAAGGAAGTGGAAAAATTGCAGGAGAAGAGGGAGAGACGAAGGATACAGCAACAGGAACTGAGAGAAAAGCGAGCACAG gaaATTGATACAACAGTTCCAAACTATGAAATACTGCAGATGATCCGAGACTTCAGAGCAAGTTTGGACTATCGACCGCTAACCACGACAGATTTG attgaGGAGCATAGAATATGTGTTTGTGTTAGGAAACGACCCCTCAATAAAAAAG AGTTGACGGTAAAAGACTTAGATGTGATCACTATTCCAAGTAAAGATGTTGTCATGGTTCATGAACCAAAACAGAAGGTCGATCTGACTCGATTCCTAGAGAACCAAACATTCCGCTTCGATTATGCCTTTGATGACAGCACAACAAATGAAATGGTTTACAG GTTTACTGCAAGACCCCTTGTGGAAACAATCTTTGATAGAGGAATGGCCACATGCTTTGCTTATGGCCAAACAGGAAGTGGAAAAACGCAT ACCATGGGTGGAGATTTTTCAGGAAAGAACCAGGATTGTTCAAAAGGAATCTATGCATTAGCTG ctcgagATGTTTTTCTCATGCTGAAGAAACCAAATTATAAGAAGCTGGATCTTCAGGTTTACGCAACTTTCTTTGAAATTTACAGTGGAAAG GTATTTGATCTGTTGAATCGTAAGGCTAAGCTACGTGTGCTAGAAGATGGGAAGCAGCAGGTGCAGGTGGTTGGGCTTCAGGAGCGGGAGGTCAAATGCACCGAGGATGTCCTTAAACTTATTGAAATGGGGAACAGCTGCAG gACCTCAGGTCAGACCTCAGCCAATGCCCACTCATCCCGTAGCCACGCCGTCTTCCAAATCATTCTTCGAAGGAAGGGCAAGATGCACGGCAAATTCTCACTTATTGATCTGGCGGGTAACGAACGTGGAGCAGACACATCCAgcgctgatcggcagactcgTTTAGAGGGAGCAGAAATCAACAAGAGTCTGTTGGCTCTGAAG GAATGTATCAGGGCTCTGGGCCGTAATAAGCCTCACACTCCATTCAGAGCGAGCAAGCTCACACAGGTCCTCAGAGACTCATTCATCGGTGAGAACTCCAGGACATGCATG ATCGCCACCATTTCTCCTGGCATGGCCTCCTGTGAGAACACGCTGAACACTCTGAGATATGCAAATAG AGTAAAGGAATTTGGGATTAGCCCCTCTGACATCCCCTTCTCTCAGGGGGGAGGAAGTCGCTCTGAACCCTCTCCTACCTATGA AGTGAAGGAGCTGACCGTGGATCCCAATGCTGTGACGGAAGGAGTCCGCCCCAATGTCAACGCCCTCAACCAGCTGGACATCATGGATGAGGAATGGGAATTGGGCAACTCCCCTCAGAGAGATGACCTCAAACTGCTCTGTGAACAGAAT GAAGAGGAAGTCTCCCCTCAGCTCTTCACGTTCCACGAGGCGGTGTCTCATCTGGTGGAGATGGAAGAACAGGTTCTAGAGGACCACAGGGCTGTGTTTCAG GAGTCTATCAGGTGGCTTGA
- the kif2a gene encoding kinesin-like protein KIF2A isoform X2, whose amino-acid sequence MAVNFGKIVVGIYVEIKRSDGRIHQAMVTSLNEDNESVTVEWIENGDTKGKEIDLECIFSLNPDVAPEEEISLSPVTPPPPTPSSVKVNKIPKNRRTIAPGRSEIPSRDNRVISTRGRPAQQQQPESAPPPPVQQPSQPTQSQTQSQLTQQQQNAARRKSNCVKEVEKLQEKRERRRIQQQELREKRAQEIDTTVPNYEILQMIRDFRASLDYRPLTTTDLIEEHRICVCVRKRPLNKKELTVKDLDVITIPSKDVVMVHEPKQKVDLTRFLENQTFRFDYAFDDSTTNEMVYRFTARPLVETIFDRGMATCFAYGQTGSGKTHTMGGDFSGKNQDCSKGIYALAARDVFLMLKKPNYKKLDLQVYATFFEIYSGKVFDLLNRKAKLRVLEDGKQQVQVVGLQEREVKCTEDVLKLIEMGNSCRTSGQTSANAHSSRSHAVFQIILRRKGKMHGKFSLIDLAGNERGADTSSADRQTRLEGAEINKSLLALKECIRALGRNKPHTPFRASKLTQVLRDSFIGENSRTCMIATISPGMASCENTLNTLRYANRVKEFGISPSDIPFSQGGGSRSEPSPTYEVKELTVDPNAVTEGVRPNVNALNQLDIMDEEWELGNSPQRDDLKLLCEQNEEEVSPQLFTFHEAVSHLVEMEEQVLEDHRAVFQESIRWLEDEKVLLEMTEEVDYDVDSYSSQLEQILDQKIDILIELRDKVRSFRSTLQEEEQASKQINPKRPRAL is encoded by the exons ATGGCGGTGAACTTCGGCAAGATTGTCGTGGGGATTTATGTGGAGATAAAGCGCAGCGATG GGCGAATACACCAGGCCATGGTGACCTCTTTAAATGAAGATAATGAAAGTGTTACTGTGGAATGGATAGAAAATGGAGACACTAAAGGAAAAGAG aTTGATTTGGAGTGCATATTCTCACTAAATCCAGATGTTGCTCCAGAGGAGGAGATTTCCTTGAGCCCTGTTACACCACCGCCTCCTACACCCAGCTCCGTGAAGGTCAACAAAATCCCTAAG AATCGTAGAACTATTGCACCGGGAAGGAGTGAAATCCCATCCAGAGACAACAGAG TTATCTCGACTCGTGGACGGCCGGCCCAGCAGCAACAGCCAGAATCAGCACCCCCTCCACCAGTACAACAGCCCTCTCAGCCAACACAGAGCCAGACCCAAAGTCAGCTAACTCAGCAGCAACAAAACG CGGCGAGGAGGAAGTCAAACTGTGTGAAGGAAGTGGAAAAATTGCAGGAGAAGAGGGAGAGACGAAGGATACAGCAACAGGAACTGAGAGAAAAGCGAGCACAG gaaATTGATACAACAGTTCCAAACTATGAAATACTGCAGATGATCCGAGACTTCAGAGCAAGTTTGGACTATCGACCGCTAACCACGACAGATTTG attgaGGAGCATAGAATATGTGTTTGTGTTAGGAAACGACCCCTCAATAAAAAAG AGTTGACGGTAAAAGACTTAGATGTGATCACTATTCCAAGTAAAGATGTTGTCATGGTTCATGAACCAAAACAGAAGGTCGATCTGACTCGATTCCTAGAGAACCAAACATTCCGCTTCGATTATGCCTTTGATGACAGCACAACAAATGAAATGGTTTACAG GTTTACTGCAAGACCCCTTGTGGAAACAATCTTTGATAGAGGAATGGCCACATGCTTTGCTTATGGCCAAACAGGAAGTGGAAAAACGCAT ACCATGGGTGGAGATTTTTCAGGAAAGAACCAGGATTGTTCAAAAGGAATCTATGCATTAGCTG ctcgagATGTTTTTCTCATGCTGAAGAAACCAAATTATAAGAAGCTGGATCTTCAGGTTTACGCAACTTTCTTTGAAATTTACAGTGGAAAG GTATTTGATCTGTTGAATCGTAAGGCTAAGCTACGTGTGCTAGAAGATGGGAAGCAGCAGGTGCAGGTGGTTGGGCTTCAGGAGCGGGAGGTCAAATGCACCGAGGATGTCCTTAAACTTATTGAAATGGGGAACAGCTGCAG gACCTCAGGTCAGACCTCAGCCAATGCCCACTCATCCCGTAGCCACGCCGTCTTCCAAATCATTCTTCGAAGGAAGGGCAAGATGCACGGCAAATTCTCACTTATTGATCTGGCGGGTAACGAACGTGGAGCAGACACATCCAgcgctgatcggcagactcgTTTAGAGGGAGCAGAAATCAACAAGAGTCTGTTGGCTCTGAAG GAATGTATCAGGGCTCTGGGCCGTAATAAGCCTCACACTCCATTCAGAGCGAGCAAGCTCACACAGGTCCTCAGAGACTCATTCATCGGTGAGAACTCCAGGACATGCATG ATCGCCACCATTTCTCCTGGCATGGCCTCCTGTGAGAACACGCTGAACACTCTGAGATATGCAAATAG AGTAAAGGAATTTGGGATTAGCCCCTCTGACATCCCCTTCTCTCAGGGGGGAGGAAGTCGCTCTGAACCCTCTCCTACCTATGA AGTGAAGGAGCTGACCGTGGATCCCAATGCTGTGACGGAAGGAGTCCGCCCCAATGTCAACGCCCTCAACCAGCTGGACATCATGGATGAGGAATGGGAATTGGGCAACTCCCCTCAGAGAGATGACCTCAAACTGCTCTGTGAACAGAAT GAAGAGGAAGTCTCCCCTCAGCTCTTCACGTTCCACGAGGCGGTGTCTCATCTGGTGGAGATGGAAGAACAGGTTCTAGAGGACCACAGGGCTGTGTTTCAG GAGTCTATCAGGTGGCTTGA
- the kif2a gene encoding kinesin-like protein KIF2A isoform X4, with the protein MAVNFGKIVVGIYVEIKRSDGRIHQAMVTSLNEDNESVTVEWIENGDTKGKEIDLECIFSLNPDVAPEEEISLSPVTPPPPTPSSVKVNKIPKNRRTIAPGRSEIPSRDNRVISTRGRPAQQQQPESAPPPPVQQPSQPTQSQTQSQLTQQQQNAARRKSNCVKEVEKLQEKRERRRIQQQELREKRAQEIDTTVPNYEILQMIRDFRASLDYRPLTTTDLIEEHRICVCVRKRPLNKKELTVKDLDVITIPSKDVVMVHEPKQKVDLTRFLENQTFRFDYAFDDSTTNEMVYRFTARPLVETIFDRGMATCFAYGQTGSGKTHTMGGDFSGKNQDCSKGIYALAARDVFLMLKKPNYKKLDLQVYATFFEIYSGKVFDLLNRKAKLRVLEDGKQQVQVVGLQEREVKCTEDVLKLIEMGNSCRTSGQTSANAHSSRSHAVFQIILRRKGKMHGKFSLIDLAGNERGADTSSADRQTRLEGAEINKSLLALKECIRALGRNKPHTPFRASKLTQVLRDSFIGENSRTCMIATISPGMASCENTLNTLRYANRVKELTVDPNAVTEGVRPNVNALNQLDIMDEEWELGNSPQRDDLKLLCEQNEEEVSPQLFTFHEAVSHLVEMEEQVLEDHRAVFQESIRWLEDEKVLLEMTEEVDYDVDSYSSQLEQILDQKIDILIELRDKVRSFRSTLQEEEQASKQINPKRPRAL; encoded by the exons ATGGCGGTGAACTTCGGCAAGATTGTCGTGGGGATTTATGTGGAGATAAAGCGCAGCGATG GGCGAATACACCAGGCCATGGTGACCTCTTTAAATGAAGATAATGAAAGTGTTACTGTGGAATGGATAGAAAATGGAGACACTAAAGGAAAAGAG aTTGATTTGGAGTGCATATTCTCACTAAATCCAGATGTTGCTCCAGAGGAGGAGATTTCCTTGAGCCCTGTTACACCACCGCCTCCTACACCCAGCTCCGTGAAGGTCAACAAAATCCCTAAG AATCGTAGAACTATTGCACCGGGAAGGAGTGAAATCCCATCCAGAGACAACAGAG TTATCTCGACTCGTGGACGGCCGGCCCAGCAGCAACAGCCAGAATCAGCACCCCCTCCACCAGTACAACAGCCCTCTCAGCCAACACAGAGCCAGACCCAAAGTCAGCTAACTCAGCAGCAACAAAACG CGGCGAGGAGGAAGTCAAACTGTGTGAAGGAAGTGGAAAAATTGCAGGAGAAGAGGGAGAGACGAAGGATACAGCAACAGGAACTGAGAGAAAAGCGAGCACAG gaaATTGATACAACAGTTCCAAACTATGAAATACTGCAGATGATCCGAGACTTCAGAGCAAGTTTGGACTATCGACCGCTAACCACGACAGATTTG attgaGGAGCATAGAATATGTGTTTGTGTTAGGAAACGACCCCTCAATAAAAAAG AGTTGACGGTAAAAGACTTAGATGTGATCACTATTCCAAGTAAAGATGTTGTCATGGTTCATGAACCAAAACAGAAGGTCGATCTGACTCGATTCCTAGAGAACCAAACATTCCGCTTCGATTATGCCTTTGATGACAGCACAACAAATGAAATGGTTTACAG GTTTACTGCAAGACCCCTTGTGGAAACAATCTTTGATAGAGGAATGGCCACATGCTTTGCTTATGGCCAAACAGGAAGTGGAAAAACGCAT ACCATGGGTGGAGATTTTTCAGGAAAGAACCAGGATTGTTCAAAAGGAATCTATGCATTAGCTG ctcgagATGTTTTTCTCATGCTGAAGAAACCAAATTATAAGAAGCTGGATCTTCAGGTTTACGCAACTTTCTTTGAAATTTACAGTGGAAAG GTATTTGATCTGTTGAATCGTAAGGCTAAGCTACGTGTGCTAGAAGATGGGAAGCAGCAGGTGCAGGTGGTTGGGCTTCAGGAGCGGGAGGTCAAATGCACCGAGGATGTCCTTAAACTTATTGAAATGGGGAACAGCTGCAG gACCTCAGGTCAGACCTCAGCCAATGCCCACTCATCCCGTAGCCACGCCGTCTTCCAAATCATTCTTCGAAGGAAGGGCAAGATGCACGGCAAATTCTCACTTATTGATCTGGCGGGTAACGAACGTGGAGCAGACACATCCAgcgctgatcggcagactcgTTTAGAGGGAGCAGAAATCAACAAGAGTCTGTTGGCTCTGAAG GAATGTATCAGGGCTCTGGGCCGTAATAAGCCTCACACTCCATTCAGAGCGAGCAAGCTCACACAGGTCCTCAGAGACTCATTCATCGGTGAGAACTCCAGGACATGCATG ATCGCCACCATTTCTCCTGGCATGGCCTCCTGTGAGAACACGCTGAACACTCTGAGATATGCAAATAG AGTGAAGGAGCTGACCGTGGATCCCAATGCTGTGACGGAAGGAGTCCGCCCCAATGTCAACGCCCTCAACCAGCTGGACATCATGGATGAGGAATGGGAATTGGGCAACTCCCCTCAGAGAGATGACCTCAAACTGCTCTGTGAACAGAAT GAAGAGGAAGTCTCCCCTCAGCTCTTCACGTTCCACGAGGCGGTGTCTCATCTGGTGGAGATGGAAGAACAGGTTCTAGAGGACCACAGGGCTGTGTTTCAG GAGTCTATCAGGTGGCTTGA
- the LOC132115036 gene encoding solute carrier family 2, facilitated glucose transporter member 6-like, translating into MGILNDLHVLSNGAKWSDLKKPLYYKPILISVFMRFLQQMTGITPILIYLEPIFHMTDVSLELKYDAALVVVVRMMSIVIAASLMDKVGRKAQLFSSGYAMGCGPVTWLLMSEILPLGARGVASGLCVGVSWNTAFILTQLFMHVVEAYGLFATFLFFCVVSVVNIIFTAKCVPETKGRTLEEIENYFRTGRTFTILDS; encoded by the exons ATGGG aatattAAATGACTTGCATGTTCTCTCCAATGGCGCTAAATGGAGTGATCTTAAAAAACCTTTATACTATAAACCAATTCTAATCTCTGTCTTCATGAGATTCCTGCAGCAGATGACTGGTATAACCCCAATTCTTATATATCTGGAGCCCATCTTCCACATGACAGATGTATCACTA GAACTAAAATATGATGCAGCATTAGTGGTAGTTGTTAGAATGATGTCTATTGTTATCGCAGCCAGTTTGATGGACAAAGTAGGTCGAAAGGCTCAACTGTTCAGTTCAG GTTATGCTATGGGTTGCGGTCCAGTCACATGGCTGCTAATGTCAGAGATTTTACCCTTGGGTGCACGTGGTGTAGCATCTGGTTTGTGTGTTGGTGTTAGCTGGAACACAGCCTTCATTCTGACACAACTCTTCATGCATGTGGTG GAGGCATATGGACTCTTTGCAACTTTCCTGTTCTTCTGTGTCGTCTCTGTAGTGAATATAATTTTCACAGCTAAATGTGTTCCAGAAACTAAAGGCCGGACTCTGGAAGAAATTGAGAACTATTTCAGGACTGGCCGAACCTTCACTATTCTTGATTCATAA